A window of Candida orthopsilosis Co 90-125, chromosome 8 draft sequence contains these coding sequences:
- a CDS encoding phosphatidylinositol transfer protein, translating to MPFDNNVKYRLQRIQTLNGDQEIILKQVWAYMLKNFGYPVDINSQDLPYKQCYVASTSTANFDESQAITTAGLAKTNTRGSINSSKSSASKKKLGLFGSKKSSNASVSNAGGAGAAKDSPPANSKRMHQIQTQSSQERYQPVDVPSEVYYAIYAHHFKAAYEYADDFDGSSAQPQQQQQLNGFAGNGSAGGYNDDYGYDDDDVASVNSMETFVTAETTLTDYDDLPAHIFNNGKQANGGNYGGRIGHPNQHNKHRGHHGGHGHSKHNKHRNSSHGHNQHQQQQQFGGAAGGNQIDLFQATVNNPVNVHPDNSFCAALAQYNHKEIHQALTKLLRNDLVDNLVLKFIRARKWDTDKALAMMFKSLNWRYHEFPTDDWLMEADGPSYLNGTNKGFIKNFTTEKSWIKGRDKNNNPIFMFQAKKHLTSDSPLPQNQRYAVVTIEWVRLFLKEVSESVDTCTIIFDLTGFSLKNADYATIKFLADVFEAHYPETLGFILIHNAPWIFSTVWNIIKNWLDPVVASKIHFTKDAKELSKFVDPALIPDYLGGEDTTRGYYPIPEPKDEFPPKRKDAEYARLKRERDLLLVRFFETTKRWIESTNPQVSDKYLKDKLDLNIALSSNYIQLDPYIRNPGIYDRDHSLQVGH from the coding sequence ATGCCATTTGATAACAACGTCAAGTACAGATTACAAAGAATTCAAACCCTCAATGGAGACCAAGAAATCATTCTTAAACAAGTATGGGCTTATatgttgaaaaactttGGTTATCCAGTTGATATCAATAGCCAAGATTTACCATATAAGCAATGTTATGTTGCTTCTACTTCGACTgccaattttgatgaatctCAAGCTATAACCACTGCTGGGTTAGCTAAGACCAACACTAGAGGCTCAATCAATTCTAGTAAATCGTCCgcttcaaaaaagaaattgggATTATTTGGATCGAAAAAATCGTCGAATGCTAGTGTTTCAAATGCTGGTGGGGCCGGCGCTGCTAAGGATTCTCCACCAGCTAATTCCAAAAGAAtgcatcaaattcaaaccCAATCTTCTCAAGAAAGATATCAACCAGTTGACGTTCCTAGTGAAGTTTACTATGCTATCTATGCTCATCATTTTAAAGCTGCTTATGAGTATgctgatgattttgatggCAGTTCAGCTCAaccacaacagcaacaacaattgaatggaTTTGCTGGTAACGGAAGTGCTGGTGGTTACAATGATGACTACGGTtatgatgacgatgatgttGCCTCAGTCAATTCCATGGAAACCTTTGTTACTGCTGAAACCACCTTGACtgattatgatgatttgCCAGCCcatattttcaacaatggtaaACAAGCTAATGGTGGAAACTATGGCGGTAGAATTGGACATCCTAACCAACATAATAAACACCGTGGTCACCATGGAGGACATGGACACAGCAAGCACAACAAGCATCGTAATAGTTCCCATGGACACAACCAGcaccaacagcaacaacaatttggtgGCGCTGCTGGAGGTAACCAAATTGATCTTTTCCAAGCCACAGTCAACAACCCAGTCAATGTTCATCCTGACAATTCATTCTGTGCAGCTTTGGCTCAATACAATCACAAAGAAATACACCAAGCACTCACTAAACTTTTACGTAATGATTTAGTTGATAATTTGGTATTGAAGTTTATCAGGGCTAGGAAATGGGATACTGATAAAGCTCTTGCTATGATGTTtaaatcattgaattgGAGATACCATGAATTCCCTACTGATGATTGGTTAATGGAAGCTGATGGTCCATCATATTTGAATGGAACCAACAAAGggtttatcaaaaatttcactACAGAAAAATCCTGGATCAAAGGAAGAGATAAGAATAATAACCCAATTTTCATGTTTCAAGCCAAAAAACATTTAACTTCCGATTCCCCCTTGccacaaaatcaaagataCGCCGTTGTTACTATTGAATGGGTTAGATTATTCTTGAAAGAAGTTAGTGAGTCAGTTGATACATGTACTATTATATTTGATTTAACTGGATtctcattgaaaaatgctGATTACGCCACCATTAAATTCCTTGCTGATGTATTTGAAGCTCATTATCCAGAAACTTTGGGATTCATTTTAATTCATAATGCACCATGGATCTTCTCCACTGTATGGAACATTATCAAGAACTGGTTAGACCCTGTTGTTGCATCCAAGATCCATTTCACTAAAGATGCCAAAGAATTGAGTAAATTCGTTGATCCAGCTTTGATCCCCGATTATTTAGGTGGTGAAGATACAACTAGAGGTTATTACCCAATCCCTGAACCTAAAGATGAATTCCCACCAAAGAGGAAGGATGCTGAATATGCCAGATTAAAAAGGGAAAGAGATTTGTTACTTGTTAGATTTTTTGAAACGACAAAGAGATGGATTGAGTCGACCAATCCTCAAGTTTCTGAcaagtatttgaaagataaattggatttgaataTTGCGTTGTCGAGCAATTATATCCAGTTAGATCCATATATTAGAAACCCAGGTATTTATGATAGGGATCATAGTTTACAAGTTGGTCATTAG